One Spea bombifrons isolate aSpeBom1 chromosome 1, aSpeBom1.2.pri, whole genome shotgun sequence DNA window includes the following coding sequences:
- the KANK1 gene encoding KN motif and ankyrin repeat domain-containing protein 1 has translation MERAGNINGNFYDEQESVQNGENEKDPQAPYFVETPYGYQLDLDFLKYVEDIQKGNTIKKVTIVKKRKLIPQFSGGSNPSKQECGWPSTDSLSSSNSDENKQSPALIARRHTTSNSGKRSNSQEASPSFLSIPENNLLPPSSPQLPKHNFHVTKTLMETRRRLEQEKVIMQVASSFNDVRRPRLASFSGMGSTGSLSSFTGSTGNAAQQLQNGYQANGENAAFFASSLGSSIRHSPLSSGVTTPVTNVSPMHLHHIREQMAVALKRLKELEEQVKTIPILQVKISVLQEEKRQLISDIKSKNVSHQNDTTGFRKRSYSAGNAAGFEPRSHVKSRGELHIDSDEEMETPEQNSHTLKEFRQLTAEMQALEKKIQDSNFETYCEPTQVKKNKTKEKCCKSVAVGTDENMNDTVMHHMPVKSNNDACVGTEIVLKNIGVLVTEELLGVTTEAEKEIELQQQTIEALKDKIYRLETDLKEATYAVEMTKLKLEIQAAGSRKKADKAVMVQPSTFSRSVEAIVELRDQSTGNYIDVVDTCVGSCLQISSIGVSCRPTLQHVAVGSDLPMNHWIVKETVNTCDVGTGRDLELCDKSVGVDKESYETGLIIEERLNHLDLKKKNLEIKEVRSVGCGDCSVDVNIKPLIELLSRGVNTEFVNKVDSAVTVSPWTATQQTNTEMELASQSTNTEVPRLVDTSTNTAVSMYSKQTNTEAVEMRSVAIGDGKVKDINALPKTRSIGICTSDSNFENTPSVPKTKDFGVGQINIADSFLIGVKLRSIAVGPSESVTLQSDTRSIAVGEDPLEQQQAITSIQATEPKSESPAALDHYIERVQKLLQEQQMLLAENYSELAETFGEPYSQIGSLNSQLISTLTSLNSVMKYGSSEELQSSDTKRSSMELDSIPGANLDCTSQTQFVNEYTTSFSRTVDVHHKSDITLSMAQGTDKPSMALTAGPVTASRLTKGNTLSDTLENTSSQNKLKSIMKRKDERNETSNTKKNLQFVGINGGYETTSSDESSSEESSSTESDDEEEIFNEESEEIYYGVASGRKGVVGSPSNKEKNDKNFEEKEPEKVEIRERYELSEKMLSACNILKDAVDDPKALANKDVRLCLNTIQNEWFRVSSQKSALPSMVEDYITAFAELSPAALSYIINMADGNGNTALHYSVSHSNFDIVKLLLDADVCNVNHQNKAGYTPIMLAALAAVEAAKDMRVVEELFGSGDVNAKASQAGQTALMLAVSHGRIDMVKALLVCGADVNIQDDEGSTALMCASEHGHVEIVKLLLAQPGCNAALEDNDGSSALSIALDAGHKDIAVLLYAHVNFSKAQSPGTPRLSRKLPPSPTQRSPFDN, from the exons atGAACAGGAGAGTGTCCAGAATGGTGAAAATGAAAAAGATCCCCAAGCTCCTTATTTTGTGGAAACCCCTTATGGTTATCAACTAGATCTGGACTTTCTTAAATATGTGGAGGACATACAAAAGGGAAACACCATCAAGAAAGTGACAATTGTGAAGAAACGCAAGTTGATCCCTCAGTTTTCAGGAGGCAGCAATCCTTCCAAACAGGAATGTGGATGGCCCTCAACAGATTCTCTTTCATCCTCCAACAGTGATGAAAATAAACAGTCCCCTGCCTTGATAGCCAGGAGACACACAACTTCAAACTCTGGAAAACGGTCCAACTCCCAAGAAGCTTCTCCGAGTTTCCTATCTATCCCAGAGAATAATCTTTTACCACCGTCTTCTCCCCAACTTCCCAAACACAACTTTCATGTTACAAAAACACTAATGGAAACTCGAAGGAGACTGGAACAAGAAAAAGTGATCATGCAAGTTGCTTCATCCTTCAATGATGTGCGAAGGCCAAGGTTGGCTAGTTTTAGTGGTATGGGATCTACTGGTTCCCTGTCATCTTTTACTGGGTCCACAGGGAATGCTGCTCAGCAGCTGCAGAATGGTTACCAGGCCAATGGGGAAAATGCTGCCTTTTTTGCTTCATCTTTAGGAAGCTCAATCCGTCACAGCCCTTTAAGTTCGGGAGTAACTACCCCTGTAACCAATGTCAGTCCCATGCATCTCCATCACATCAGAGAGCAGATGGCAGTTGCACTTAAACGTCTAAAAGAACTTGAAGAACAGGTCAAAACTATTCCCATACTTCAGGTAAAGATTTCTGTATTACAGGAAGAGAAAAGACAATTGATATCTgacataaaaagcaaaaatgtaagCCATCAAAATGACACAACAGGGTTCCGCAAACGATCATACAGCGCAGGCAATGCTGCTGGGTTTGAACCACGCTCCCATGTCAAATCCAGAGGGGAGTTGCATATAGACTCTGATGAAGAAATGGAGACACCAGAGCAGAATTCTCATACTCTTAAAGAGTTTAGACAACTGACTGCTGAAATGCAGGCTttggaaaagaaaatacaagaCAGTAATTTTGAGACTTACTGTGAGCCAACCCaggtcaaaaaaaacaaaacaaaagaaaaatgttgcaaGTCAGTGGCTGTTGGTacagatgaaaacatgaatgatACAGTTATGCATCACATGCCAGTGAAATCAAACAATGATGCCTGTGTAGGGACTGAAATTGTCTTGAAAAATATTGGGGTTTTGGTGACTGAGGAGCTTCTTGGGGTGACTACAGAGGCTGAAAAAGAAATCGAGCTTCAGCAGCAAACAATCGAAGCACTTAAAGATAAAATCTATCGTCTAGAAACAGACTTAAAAGAAGCGACTTATGCCGTGGAGATGACCAAATTAAAGCTTGAGATACAAGCAGCAGGTTCAAGGAAAAAAGCAGACAAAGCAGTTATGGTCCAGCCCTCAACATTCAGCAGGTCTGTGGAAGCTATCGTAGAACTTAGAGACCAAAGCACTGGAAATTATATAGATGTAGTAGATACTTGCGTGGGTAGCTGTCTTCAGATAAGTAGCATTGGTGTGTCATGCAGACCTACCCTTCAGCATGTGGCTGTAGGCTCCGACTTACCAATGAATCACTGGATTGTAAAAGAGACTGTAAACACATGTGATGTTGGCACTGGGAGGGACCTCGAGTTATGTGACAAAAGTGTTGGTGTGGACAAGGAATCCTATGAAACTGGGCTTATCATAGAGGAGAGATTAAACCACTTGGACCTGAAGAAGAAAAACCTGGAAATCAAAGAGGTGAGATCCGTAGGCTGTGGTGATTGTTCTGTAGATGTTAATATTAAGCCTTTGATAGAACTGTTGTCACGTGGGGTGAATACAGAGTTTGTGAACAAAGTGGACTCTGCTGTTACAGTGTCCCCTTGGACAGCTACCCAGCAAACCAACACTGAAATGGAGTTGGCAAGCCAGTCCACCAACACTGAAGTGCCACGGCTTGTAGATACAAGCACCAACACTGCCGTGAGTATGTATAGCAAGCAAACAAACACGGAAGCTGTGGAGATGCGATCAGTTGCTATAGGTGATGGGAAAGTGAAGGACATTAACGCTTTACCAAAAACACGTTCCATTGGCATTTGTACCTCAGATTCAAACTTTGAAAATACACCTTCTGTACCCAAGACCAAAGATTTTGGAGTAGGTCAGATAAACATTGCAGATAGTTTTCTGATAGGCGTGAAGTTGCGAAGCATAGCGGTCGGTCCCAGTGAATCTGTTACCCTCCAGTCTGACACAAGGAGCATAGCTGTTGGGGAAGATCCCTTAGAGCAGCAACAAGCCATTACTTCAATACAGGCCACGGAGCCCAAATCAGAGTCTCCTGCTGCTTTAGACCATTATATTGAACGTGTACAGAAGCTGCTACAGGAGCAACAGATGCTTCTTGCTGAGAATTACAGTGAACTGGCAGAGACCTTTGGAGAACCTTATTCACAGATTGGCTCTCTCAACTCTCAACTTATCAGCACACTGACTTCTCTTAACTCTGTAATGAAGTATGGTAGCAGCGAAGAACTGCAGAGCTCCGATACCAAGAGGAGTTCTATGGAACTGGATTCTATTCCTG GAGCAAATTTGGATTGCACATCCCAAACTCAGTTTGTGAATGAATACACAACTTCATTCTCTCGAACAGTTGATGTTCATCATAAATCTGACATCACGCTAAGTATGGCACAAGGTACAGACAAGCCGTCAATGGCTCTAACAGCTGGCCCCGTGACTGCCTCAAGATTGACGAAAGGAAACACGTTATCCGATACCCTTG AAAACACTAGCAGCCAGAATAAGCTAAAGTCTATCATGAAAAGAAAGGATGAAAGAAATGAAACTTCCAACACTAAGAAAAATCTTCAGTTTGTTGGTATAAATGGCGG GTATGAAACTACATCAAGTGATGAGTCAAGTTCAGAAGAAAGCTCATCTACAGAGTCAGATGATGAAGAAGAAATCTTCAATGAGGAGTCTGAGGAGATCTACTATGGTGTGGCAAGTGGACGTAAAGGAGTTGTGGGTTCTCCAAGCAACAAAGAGAAGAATGATAAGAATTTTGAGGAGAAAGAGCCTGAGAAGGTTGAAATTAGAGAAAG ATATGAGTTAAGTGAGAAGATGCTGTCAGCATGCAATATTTTAAAGGATGCTGTGGATGACCCAAAGGCGTTGGCAAACAAGGATGTG AGACTGTGTTTGAATACCATACAAAACGAGTGGTTCCGCGTGTCAAGTCAGAAGTCGGCCTTACCATCAATGGTTGAAGATTACATCACTGCATTTGCAGAGCTTTCCCCTGCTGCCCTGAGTTACATCATCAATATGGCCGATGGCAACGGAAACACTGCCCTTCATTATAGCGTGTCTCACTCTAACTTTGACATTGTGAAGCTACTGCTGGATGCAG ATGTGTGCAATGTTAACCACCAGAACAAGGCTGGGTACACCCCCATCATGCTCGCTGCCCTAGCTGCCGTGGAAGCAGCCAAGGACATGAGGGTAGTGGAAGAGCTGTTCGGTTCCGGAGATGTAAATGCCAAAGCTAGTCAG GCAGGCCAAACGGCTCTGATGCTTGCTGTAAGCCACGGACGGATAGATATGGTGAAAGCTCTCCTGGTATGTGGAGCAGATGTTAATATACAGGACGATGAAGGCTCCACAGCGTTGATGTGTGCGAGTGAACATGGGCACGTGGAGATAGTCAAACTGCTACTGGCTCAACCTGGTTGCAATGCAGCCTTGGAGGACAAT GATGGCAGTTCAGCCTTGTCCATTGCCCTGGATGCAGGTCATAAAGATATTGCTGTTTTGCTCTATGCACATGTCAATTTCTCTAAAGCACAGTCACCG GGTACACCCCGATTGAGCAGGAAGCTTCCACCCAGTCCAACACAGAGGAGCCCATTTGATAATTGA